In the genome of Populus nigra chromosome 19, ddPopNigr1.1, whole genome shotgun sequence, the window TCCAAGCTGAAAAACTTTCATCAAGTCTCCAGCACTTCTCATGGTGTTTGCTCAGGGCTTCAAGCTTAAGTAAGAAAGAAGCATCTTACTTGGATGGTATTTCTGTTTTTAACTGTGATGCAAAGCAAATGTATGGAAAGTGAAAATccagattttgtttttgttttctaggtaTTTCTTTTCCCCAGCACGTTGTCAGTATTGAAGTTTAAAACTTGGAAATTATATTCTCGGTGTTATTTTGTGCACTTTATGTTCCCTGAAAATGATTACACTCACGAACACTGATGGCTTCGTAGAGGAACTTGTCAACCATTACTTTTCTGGAATGCGCCATGAGGATTCGATTTCTTGAGTAAAGCTTAGTTGATCGCAATCATGCTCAGTTAAGAGTAGATTTTAGGAGGAACTTGCAAATATTGTAACCTTGGGAAGTTTGAAACATATTTACTGCTGGAggctttcattttgttttgttaaatgaAGAGTACAAACCTCTAGTTGATGATAGCTTGTCTCCTGACTGCAGGGATGGGTGCTGCAGTAACCATTGTTACTATGTAGAACTTGCTATTTTTACCGTGGAGTTATAATTTGACTTACTTTTTTGCTGATTTCATAAAGAGTCAGCAAGCTAGCTTGTTGCTAGAAGTTCAATGATTATTTTGGGCTCCAGATTCTTTGAAGTGAGTTCGAATATCTTGACCACATTTGTCCTTCCAGGTGCAGCCACATCTTAAACCTCCCATTGGGAAGCTCTGCGCTGTTGAGGGTTCAGTACCTAAACTGCAATAGTTTCTTCACCGGGAAAATCAATTCCTTTACATGTACTGTTGACAGTAGCTGAAACGTTGAAGTTTCTGAAATAGAATCCAGTATCCAGCAACATGAAACGAGATTGATCTGATAGATGAAGTGTCGTCTAATCCCATAAATACAAGGTTTCTTAGTAATGGACGACACGTCTTAAAGAAATACCctagtaaaaaattaaactcatcCTGGTCAGCAGaaggtaaagttttttttttcttgttcttcataTTCTGAGCTCTAAAGAGTCTTGAGTATTGACCGAGCACCAATCCAAAACAATGAAAGATGAAGCTAAAAAACCTGGTAAAGATCCTTGAAACCCTCCAGTCTGTTGAGTTTAACAGAAAATCAAACCAGCAAGCTCTTGTTGATATGCCACATGTCAAAAACCCACAACTTGATGTTAGATCCGAAGCCTTCTCATTCCTTGGTCTTCCCAAAGTGTATATAATACACCCCGCCACGTTCCTCACTCTACAGATACTAAACGTCTCTTCTAGTTCAACAAGACCCAAGCTTTGGCCTTTTTGTTTGTTAGCAATGGAAACTTTAACTGGCTTGTACACTAAGGTCTttacaaaaaacaataacaaaacttTATCACCATCAAGATCAGCTCAACTGGGTCGATCTGATATTAGCTTTTCTCCATCTCTAAGTCTAAAGAGAGCACATTTTGATCATTTGGCATTGTGTCGACGCAGAGATGCTCCATTGCTGGTCATGAAATCCCATCCTGCATCTAATGCAGAGGTGCCTTGTTTCTTTAAAGTTCCTTGGATTCTCATTTCTTTGTGTATTTGTATTGATATCTGAAGATTTGGTTCTGTTTGTTTATatcatgtttttcatttaacaaTAAACAGGATAAGAAATAAACTCATATGTAATATGTTTGCCTTTAGAAACAGGACAGGTTCATTTATGCATTGTAATCAGAATGGATACATTACTGTGGACTTTCTCATATGAGCATGTTTGTATGCATAAAAACCTATGTTAAACGTTGATTACTTCCATTTCCTTGATTATAATTGATCAACAGTATCGCTTAGTGCATTTCCCCCTCTAAAGATACTCGCAGGTTCAATGTTGACAAAGAGTACTAGTTATTGTCAATTAGCTGATGTGAACGACTTGAAAGTCATCGTTGTGATTCTCTGATATCAGAGGTGCAACAATGGTGCCACTTCAGTAGTATAAGAGCACCCttcatattttgtttcaaattgatAATGAGTTATGCTCTTGCTCCACTGAGGTCACTCTTAAGATTAAGATAagctggagttttttttttctgctggAGTTCGTTTTTATCACAACATAAGAGCTTAATCAAGTTCGTATAATAGTTTCATCTTGATTgacttaaattttcaaataggTGTTGACTGGCTTCGAGACTGCAGTGTCTGGGAACCAAAAAATAAGTAAGTCAATACTGTGTTCCAAATTCTTATATCCAAGTTTGTGCTTACTGTGACCTCAAAATATTGATTGTAGCTTCTCTGCCTCCCAGCACCAGGAAAAACTGTTCACGTGAAGTTCCAGTTGCAGAAGGAGTGTATGTTCGGTGAGCAATTTCTCCTGGTTGGGGAAGACCCAATGATTGGTCTGTGGGATCCATCAAATGCCATACCACTCGACTGGTCAGAGGGACACACATGGAGTGTTGAGCTGGTAAGGAGGAACTATTAAAAGACACTATTCTACTGGTATTCAATGAGGTATATGATACAAACTCTGAATTATGGCAGGATGTGCACATTGATTTGACGATGCAATACAAGTTTATTCTTAAAAGAAGCACGGGAGAAATTGTTTGGCAACCTGGTCCAGACAGAATATTCAAGACATGGGAAAGCAGTAGCAGTGTAGTGATTGCAGAGGATTGGGAAAATGCTGGAGCTCAAAAAATTATGGAGGAGCAAGTGATCAATACTCCAGATTTGGAGCCTGTTGGTGCTGGAAATGTTTCTCTTCAGGGGGGAGAAGTTATGTCTGATGTCAACAAGGATTTAATGCTTTCAGGGCACATTGCCTGTGCAGAAGATAAATCAAATGGTAAGTATGAGGTTGTCAATGGTAGTGCCTATCCAGCGGAGGGACATATAATTAATGCAGACATAAAACTTGAGTCAGGGGAATCTTTTGGTAGCAGAAAAGAGGTGCCAGTGCCAGCAGACAAGAATAATTGTACAACTCCAACTTGCAAGAACCCAGTAACCATGGAGGATGAAGAAACCTTGTTGACTTATGAACAGCGCACTGTTCTTGTACCTGGTTTGAAATCCTCCACAAGCAGTCTCTAGTGAAGAAGCACTTTCCAAGGTACTAGGCTCCATCTTTGCTGAAACCTCAATTGGAATCTAAGCAACTAAGCCCAGAACGTGCCTGGGGCAACTTTTTGATGAAccaaattgttattattattattttcagacTTCTGCTTTGGGAGCAATAATCCACGCATTCTCCCTGTTTTTGCTGAAATATATTCGGGACTTGATTATGTAAATATAGCTTCTGTTTGAATTTTGTCTTATTGAATAATGCACTCGCTGCCCCTCATTAAATATATATCGCAGCCCCTTCGCTGTTTGCTGTGTTATGCTACTGAATTTGCTGCACGATGGAAGGATGCTAAGGTCTTCGACATCTTGCACCTGAGATCCAGTTTGCAGTTTGCTAATTTGCCAATCCAGAATTTTGCTAGCTGAATCTCGTCAAGCTGAACTCCTGTTTCTGAGGACTCCACCTAAATTTTTGCTAGCTCTATGACTCAAGAACTTGACTCTCATCCTGGGAGTACATATGCTTCAAAAACAGCTTCCTGCCTAAACGGCTTGAAAAGCATACTGCCATTTCATTCCTGTACTTCTAGGATAGCATTTCTTAATGTTCGAACGCTGGAGAGCAGGACGTGCTTTCTGTGTTGAAATACGATCTTAAGTCAGTACTGCTCGTCTCTGGATCAAGTCCAAACCCTGAGGTTCATCAAAGAGGGATCGGCGAGCTGCTTTGCTATCGAAACTTGGGTTGGCTATTGCATTGTTACTTTCATTCACAATTTGCAGAGTCGAACAATCCGTTCACCTCTCATCGATTTGAGCAACTCTCCGCTCTCTCGTGCAAATTAAAAGAGCAGCTGTAATTGAGATAAAATGTGATAGAACAGTATCAATCTGGTGAAAGGCATATAAGCCTGTATAGGGTAATATCAGAGGCAAGAACTCAGTTTTCTAGTCTCCTCTGATGACCTCCTGGAACCTTCTGATTTGTTGGGATCTATTCACGTAACACCTACAGAAAAGGATTACGAAGACTACAAGCTATGCGATTCATCAGCTTGACACCCTCTAACCAACATCCTAGATGAAGCAGGCACCGGGTCAAAAGGATCATGCCCTCAAGGAGGCGTGAGTACTGAGTGCCTGACGGTAAATGGTGTCATGACAAAGTAAGTGAGACCAAACTTGGGCTATCGGCCATTTGGCCTGCAGAATACAATGAAATAGTATCAGATGCATAATACAAGCCATCCATCCCTTGCTTGTCGATCCAAATTACCTGTCATATATACCCGTGAAAATTTTGGACCAATCATAGCACAAATATCTATGGCAATTTCCGCTCAGAAATAACTCAAGAAAAACAGAGCAATCATCCATATGACTGACCATAGGGTGTTTCATTTTTAAAGTACTTGGAACTTGCAATTACCCATTGGCATCTAACAGTAGAAAAAAGGGATTGAATGCCACCACAATACAATGAACCAATTGCAATTAACATTCCACGTATTATATAGATGTGAGATTGCCTCTTCCTAAATGACGTCAAACTGTTCTACAAATCCATCccttttgaaaaaacatatcatcAGACACTCTGCTCTGTCAAGCTGCAACTATGCAGACTTTGATGCAAAGTTTCACAATACAAAGTCTGGGATCAACCCCAGTTCCCAAAACAAAAGCCATTGTCACTATCAGAAACCATGATAAGAATCACCTGGTTGCGTACTGGCAAAGTGAGCATATCTAGTGATGTGAGCATTATCTCTCTGCTTTACGCCTGTGATCACCTCTTCCTCTTTCTCGATGACGATTGGAGGGAGAATCCCTCCCATGTGCAGACAATTTGTCCCCTCGTCTCTTATCTTGCTCTTCTCTGAAATAGGACTCTGTTTCATTCCTTCTTGATCTCCTTTCTTCCCTCTTATCATCATCTTCTCTTGACCTGGGTTCAAATTCATCACGATCATGCCTCCTTGATATTTTTTCCTCCTTTCTATAATTATCTCCTCTCAACTTCGGTTCAGGTACAATATCCTTGTGccttttcaatctattttcatCTCTCTTATAATCATCTTCTCTTGGATTTGGCACAAATGCATCATCTTCGAGCCTTCTTAATTTCTTGTCTTCCCTTCTGTTATAATCTTCTCTTGGCTTCTGCACAATCTCATTATCATCATGCCATCTTGATCTCTTTTCCTCCCTCCTATCATTTTGTTTAGGGTGGCTCTCTGAGGGCATGTTATAGCTAGATCTTTCCTCACTCTTCTTAGGACCATCAAACATTTCATGTCCCCATCTAGAACTTTTATCTTGAGCACCCCAGCCTGTGTTTGCAGCTCTCTAGATacaaaaagaaagcaaagcataaTTATGTGAGCCAGCTGCAATGAAATGCAAAATGAGTTGCAAGAACCTAATCTGCACAGCACATTCAACAAACTTACCCCACAAAGTAATTTAAACCAATAACATAATTCTCTTGGTCAGgagatgaattaaaataaaaaaaataacaaagcagtTAAGGGGATTGAGTGATGATTTCCAAATCAAAGAACCAAATCCTCAGCCAATTAAGAAGGTATGTGAATAGGAAGTAACTACATCTTGAAGGCTTAAAGCAGCAAGTAGAAAAGACTCTCAATCATCATTGTCCAGCTCAATGAGCCACCTTTGTAagcaagaaataaattttatctcaaACCACAATCAACTACTATCAATACTGATCTCCATGTTAGTATTGGAATCATTATATCAGTGCTTATGATGGGCAGTTCTGATGCATGGACTATTTCATGGCATGGGCAATTTCTCTGGTCATTGATTCAAGGATTCATTCTAAAAACACGTTAACAAACACTGACAAATAAATAATCAGACTTCAAATCAATGGATATGCAAGTCACTTTGTCACCAATTTGACCACAGCTAACTACAGACAGGGAGGTTCAATTTCATGGGCAAATTTCTAAGAGCAACCTTTAAAAGTAGAGCAGCCAGCTGCATGCGGATTGCATGAAAGAACGGTTAAGGTTTTAGAACATCAACGAgttactttcaaaaaaaaagacaggaaAATTATACTGAAAAACtagtaaaaacaaacacttgaaaaatGATTCTCTTATGTAAGACGAGTACTGTGCAATGAGCATTATCATCCAATTAATttcaaaaggaaataaagaaaaaggttgaaaaggagaaaatattaaaatcaaatgttagTTTTTAAGACctttaaattcattttgaagCTTCCATACCTATTAATTGCATATAAAAGTACAAAGACTACTAAAGGGACAGCCATCcaaaaaacaatgatatatCAACAACTGTCTTCCCCAGGGATCTATGAACCTTACATGCTCATCATGGGAAAATCTGCACCCAGCTCCACGATTACATTCACCTCTCTGGAACGCATGACAAACCCCCCGGGCCTCCCTCTTCTGCTGCGCTgtctcttcatcttcttcttctttcttcttgtaCTTAGTAACGTGGTCAACCCTTATAATTCGGCCAAGAACCTGAGCTCCATTTAGATTATCTGAAAGAAAGCCAAAAAGATTTGTCCATTGCAAGCATATTAGAAAGCAAAAACACTTAGGTAGTAACTAATGTCCATTGCAAGCATATTAGAGACAGGGGGAACCAACCTACAGCAAGATTTGTACTTCTCTGATCCTCGTATGCAATAAATgcaaaaccttttgatttaccAGTACCCTTGTCTCTTACTAGATTAGCATCAACTACCTCCCCGTATCTGGAAAAACCCATTTTGAAACACATAAATATTAGTGAAAAAAACAAGATCACCTATTAGCTAATCCCTTCAAACTCACTTCTAATTAAGCAGCCAACTCCGAAAATAAGAACAGTAATAATCAACAGAAAACCACACGCTGCCTTTTCCGagaccaaaaagaaaaacccacGAATGTTGAACCCTTTAatcagtaattaaaaataaaaatacacagAATTGAAGAGGGAAAGAGAGAGTTACTGAGCAAAGACAGCGAGGAGATCGCCTTCAGTGAGATCGAAAGGAATGCCACCCACAAAGACATAAGCAGAGTCTTTGTACTTAGCATGCCATGATGCTTCCTCTGAAATCCCTAACGCAGCTTCTTTTGagtttatgttttggattcgttTCACCAGCGTCAATGGATTCATAGCTACCACCCCCTCTCCTTCTCTAaacctctcttttctctcctccttctctctctccccgATTTGTCTTCGATTCTTTTCGCCAACGTTAATGGGCCAGTAAGTGATTTCGTCTTTTTTATACGGTTTAACTGGACCGACTTGTCTAGCCCGCCCGCGTGGTTCCAAAGTTCCAATacaagggtttttgtttttcctgaaTAACAACCAATAAAAGAGATTATTAGGGTACTTGCTCGTATAAAAATGGGTTTTTTAGGTAATTATGGTGTTTAATCTCACTTTTATGATGTGAAAAGAGAAATAATCAAagaatattgatgatttattaTAAAGTAGATGAACGGGAGAGGCTGATTATTGTagccaaaataaaaatgaagaaaggtaAAGTATATCTTCcttataattcataaaattttcaatttcgatcacaaactttaaaaaatattatttcacaaattttttaaaattactgaaaatttatataattattaatttcaaaacttataaaattaatcgagatacataCAAACTGATTCAAAcacttcattaattaaaaaaatatattatttcaaactTCTAATTCATTTCagttattctttattttaacttttaattgtttattcatTTCAAGATTTATGGATATAGAAAACACGAAGAATGAGTGATATAAAACCATCAACATTATTAATCGATCCATCGAgtatttacttttttgtttttaatcaaaaatagatttttttagttattaattagatatttgATCTCAAGCtgaatctattttattttacaaaaaaaaatatacaagtattatcaacatgtttttttagtacATAGAAAAACTTTAATCACATAATAAAATGTTAATGCATGTCTTTAATATATactaaatcaagaattatatttttttcatagatATCAAGAAAGCTTTAACGCTAACCAAGgattgttaattgttttttaattttacaacaatgaaattattctttttttaagaaaactaattGTCTAAACTcgcttgattaaaaaaaaaacaattttgagatgtaattcatctttttattaaaaaaataaaaagaaaaaagacattgTTTTGCCCGCCACAAAAAATGACACATCGCTTGCTAGCATGATAGTCGATCATCCTAGGCGCCCAAAATGGAAGGCTCTGGTCCTTATGACCCAAATAACCCATTTCGCAACTAACTGGTCACCTAAAAAATATTACCGAGACCTTAATAAATTCGTTGATAATCTCAAATCAGATTCTAATCtctctgaaaataaaaaaagacccggtaaaatttttttaccaagaataaaattatttgaaaataatataaataatattttaaaatttttaaattaaaataaatttctaatataatatcaaagtttTATCAATCAAGTGATTATAAGTtcgaattttattatttttatttatttaataaaattaaataaagataataatggGTATATGCACGAGAAAGATTTAAGtctacaaaatttatatttaaagaggtatattaaaatatattataaaatatatcagtTGACTtcacattaattattaaaattttaggctGGAATGattgtctaaaaaaatatataatggaGCCCTTCGTGTTACAATTCAAGATGTTTTCTGCTCAAACTTGCGcgtgattataatttttttttcatggtgatGTATATTTTGGAACCGAGTGTAcatcaattaatattatatGACTTTATGAACAAAcccattattaattaatttattttttaaaggagtaatatttatttaaccTTATTTTCGAAAATCGAACTCAGGAAGTTAAGAAAAGGATTACACCGTtgcggctgcgttcccaaaaaatttaaattttttttttactaaaatttaatatggtttgtatgttttggatcgttttgatgtgctgatgtcaaaaataatttttaaaaaatgaaaaaatatcaatgacatgcattttggtatgaaaagttatttgaaaaacacccacaaacacactgccaaacacgctctaaaccTTTTCCACCACCAAACCTATCTCCGGATGTTCTCGTATTTGTGACAAATACACTGTcagcataataaaaaagaaaaaataaaaaaagaagtcagTACGTTGTGTTTTGATAATTCTCATTCTCTTTCGTGAAGTTATTAGATGTATACATGAGATAAGAGTACGATATTATTTTTGTACAGGGAATCGCAGTATAACTTGaagtttatgatattttaaattgtcttGAATCcgtgagttttttttaacatttaatattttaattaaatacgaATATTCAAAATTCTTCATAACAAGTAATAAACAAGATataattatatcttatttattactTGTTATGAAGAATTTTGAATATtcgtatttaattaaaatattaaatgttaaaaaaaaccggGGTTGTTAAAATATTCATGTTTATATCTTATACATACAAACCAGGGTTGTTACAATGGCGGTGAGTTTTCTTtgtaaacatatttaaaaaagacaatgaattccattttgattttttcgccgactaatttaagttttttttttttttgggatgattTTTGAGTGTTTTAATGCTAGTTGGTGGTTTATAAAGATTTTTACGGTGTTTGGTGAAtgggttgaaaaaaataaattcttaatccAAAAAACATCACCCATGATTTTTTAGCAACCACGGTGGTGCTCGAAATCTGGGTTAGGTAGCTACagataatatattatttgtttttttttaaaaaaaaaaataagggtgcaccgcctttaaaagaaaaataatatagccTGGCCATGCAAATCTGACCTAGGCTCATAATGAcctcaggttttttttaagtCTTGGAGCGTCATGTCACTCAGGTGCGCACATTTAACATTCAACAcgttttgatgcatttttattgtttttatttttcatttccatACTTTAAATACGATTTtgattttgtctttatttttttattatataattaaaaataaaaaaatgttactgAATTCATCAAAATCCATCACTTAGGTTATaagtttaacgagttaactcaGACTgactttaatcaatttaatatcttgattttaatttttttagaaatatttattttttcaattcaaattatttcttaatagtCTTACAAGTTATCTCTAAACTTGCGTGCTtaatctttgtaattttttatcctttgatttattttttttgtatatagaCTTGCAAAGTTAATGAGATCTCAATGTCTAGTCTCAactttttgctttaaaaaaaaatatcatttttattttattttaattcaaattgttTCTTATTCGTCCTACAAATTGTCTCTGGACTTACATAcctaatatttgtttattttttcttttgatgtttctgGAATATAGATCAATCAAGTTGACGAGATCATATCAATATAATTCTTACTTAATTTCAATTGAAACTCAAactaagtaaaaaaatcaagttaaaatttgaccctataaattagttttaataataatatcaaaaagcTTGTCGCTACATATGCATTTCTTTACACGTTCAATAAAATTTTGCTCCCATTTGCAACGCAGTTTAGTTCGGTCTAGTGTATTTTTGCGTGTTTGACAATGTGGTTAtagttgtttttgaaaatatttttcactcagaaatatattaaaataatatattttttatttttaaaaattatttttgatattagtgcattaaaatgatctaaaaatacaaaaaacatattaatttaaagtaaaaaaaataaaaagattaaatcttttttaaaatatttttaaaacatcagCCGAGCCGAGTTAATCTCATCCCATCTGGTTGTATGAAAAGTgttaacccccccccccccccccccggccGGTTACCGAGTTAAtatttcctctctctctttagtatttttgtttttaatttaattcaaacctGACACTTcacgtttttttcttttttacattttccATCAATTGATTCACTAACGCCGTTAAAAATGGATACTTATCGCATACTCATAGCATGATTTTTTCACTAATGTATGTTTTGGTCCCtacaatttttcaaaatctattttgatccctatatatttctatataaataaatccttgattaaaagttttttgttCATCATATTTTATactcatatatattttagtcccgggatgacttttttaaaataattatttacacATCAAATTATAAACTCAGACAATAATTAAAATGGATCGATATATAGAGTAGGAATTGATTAGATTAAAATAAGgatattcatttaaattaataaaaataaaataagttaagaAAATTCTCATATCAAtgaaattttctttcatttttaatttttaattttttaggttttaaacaagaaaatgaattaaaaaaaaagaaacaaaagaaaataaaattttggcaATGTATAGATGATAGgggaaacaaatatttttttaaatatgacaCCTATTTAAATCTATCCGATTCTTATCTTACTCACccacttttttaaataatcgacTAATTTTACTGAGTTTATATCTCACATGTAGGgacttaataaaaaatcaattcaaggactaaattgtataagattttaaaacatgatgACCAAAAAACTTgcaattaaaaacttatttgcaAGAAAAGTATAATAtaggaatcaaaataaaatattaaaaaaatacaagatcaaaataaacaccaacaaaaaaaatccatactATGAGCACATATCTTgtcaatttttaacataaaaccaTCTAGCAGTTAAGAGTTTGGAATGTAAGAATCTAGTTTGTgatagtatatttattttttttatattttaaaattatttttaaaaaaatttaattttttatttactttaaattaatatatttttattgtttttaaattattttgatgtactgatatcaaaattaattttaaaaaaatatcattaacatgtattttaacacaaaaaattatttaaaatataacagTAACCACACTAAAAAATACCGCTGCATAAAATACACcacgtataaaaaaaaaatggtgtaaaaataacaagattctaaaatataaggttgata includes:
- the LOC133679605 gene encoding uncharacterized protein LOC133679605 isoform X2, yielding MKLKNLVKILETLQSVEFNRKSNQQALVDMPHVKNPQLDVRSEAFSFLGLPKVYIIHPATFLTLQILNVSSSSTRPKLWPFCLLAMETLTGLYTKVFTKNNNKTLSPSRSAQLGRSDISFSPSLSLKRAHFDHLALCRRRDAPLLVMKSHPASNAEVLTGFETAVSGNQKITPGKTVHVKFQLQKECMFGEQFLLVGEDPMIGLWDPSNAIPLDWSEGHTWSVELDVHIDLTMQYKFILKRSTGEIVWQPGPDRIFKTWESSSSVVIAEDWENAGAQKIMEEQVINTPDLEPVGAGNVSLQGGEVMSDVNKDLMLSGHIACAEDKSNGESFGSRKEVPVPADKNNCTTPTCKNPVTMEDEETLLTYEQRTVLVPGLKSSTSSL
- the LOC133679605 gene encoding uncharacterized protein LOC133679605 isoform X1; amino-acid sequence: MKLKNLVKILETLQSVEFNRKSNQQALVDMPHVKNPQLDVRSEAFSFLGLPKVYIIHPATFLTLQILNVSSSSTRPKLWPFCLLAMETLTGLYTKVFTKNNNKTLSPSRSAQLGRSDISFSPSLSLKRAHFDHLALCRRRDAPLLVMKSHPASNAEVLTGFETAVSGNQKITPGKTVHVKFQLQKECMFGEQFLLVGEDPMIGLWDPSNAIPLDWSEGHTWSVELDVHIDLTMQYKFILKRSTGEIVWQPGPDRIFKTWESSSSVVIAEDWENAGAQKIMEEQVINTPDLEPVGAGNVSLQGGEVMSDVNKDLMLSGHIACAEDKSNGKYEVVNGSAYPAEGHIINADIKLESGESFGSRKEVPVPADKNNCTTPTCKNPVTMEDEETLLTYEQRTVLVPGLKSSTSSL
- the LOC133679606 gene encoding zinc finger CCCH domain-containing protein 25-like gives rise to the protein MNPLTLVKRIQNINSKEAALGISEEASWHAKYKDSAYVFVGGIPFDLTEGDLLAVFAQYGEVVDANLVRDKGTGKSKGFAFIAYEDQRSTNLAVDNLNGAQVLGRIIRVDHVTKYKKKEEEDEETAQQKREARGVCHAFQRGECNRGAGCRFSHDEHRAANTGWGAQDKSSRWGHEMFDGPKKSEERSSYNMPSESHPKQNDRREEKRSRWHDDNEIVQKPREDYNRREDKKLRRLEDDAFVPNPREDDYKRDENRLKRHKDIVPEPKLRGDNYRKEEKISRRHDRDEFEPRSREDDDKREERRSRRNETESYFREEQDKRRGDKLSAHGRDSPSNRHRERGRGDHRRKAER